From a single Streptomyces misionensis genomic region:
- a CDS encoding LLM class flavin-dependent oxidoreductase: MSTEPLRIGILLPTREQAINGTYAAAPLLDFARQAETLGFDSLWAGDSLTARPRLDPLVVLSAAAAATRRITVGTAALTPALRHPLIGANMIASLSHVAAGRLVLGLGSGFPMAETEEEFNSVGASFQGRVGRLDEITALWRTAWRSGEDGEPTEFDGKFWQAEHLDRLPSPAVPGGPPLWLAGSDTPKVLARAATRYDGWLPFLPDVDAYDRARRRLGELAAEAGRTVTPALYATVTVNRDEAAAEAELEHYISHYYGRSLEQMRTIQAYAWGSAEKCAEWLAGYVRAGARHLVIRIGSLDPEPQLKEIAEVLLPAVRALGPATTVGSTQS; this comes from the coding sequence ATGAGCACCGAGCCCCTGCGGATCGGCATCCTGCTGCCCACCCGTGAGCAAGCCATCAACGGCACCTACGCCGCCGCCCCGCTGCTGGACTTCGCCCGGCAGGCGGAGACCCTCGGCTTCGACTCCCTGTGGGCCGGCGACTCCCTCACCGCCCGCCCCCGCCTGGACCCCCTGGTCGTGCTGTCGGCCGCCGCTGCGGCGACCCGGCGGATCACCGTCGGCACCGCGGCCCTCACCCCCGCCCTGCGCCACCCGCTCATCGGCGCCAACATGATCGCGAGCCTCAGCCACGTCGCGGCCGGCCGGCTGGTGCTGGGCCTCGGTTCGGGCTTCCCGATGGCCGAGACCGAGGAGGAGTTCAACTCCGTCGGCGCCTCCTTCCAGGGCCGCGTCGGCCGCCTGGACGAGATCACCGCGCTGTGGCGCACCGCCTGGCGCTCCGGCGAGGACGGCGAACCCACCGAGTTCGACGGGAAGTTCTGGCAGGCCGAGCACCTGGACCGGCTGCCCTCGCCGGCCGTCCCCGGCGGTCCGCCGCTGTGGCTGGCCGGCAGCGACACCCCCAAGGTGCTCGCCCGCGCGGCCACCCGCTACGACGGCTGGCTGCCCTTCCTGCCCGATGTCGACGCCTACGACCGCGCCCGCCGCCGCCTCGGCGAACTCGCCGCCGAGGCGGGCCGGACGGTGACCCCCGCGCTGTACGCCACGGTCACCGTCAACCGCGACGAGGCCGCGGCCGAGGCCGAGCTGGAGCACTACATCAGCCACTACTACGGCCGCTCTCTGGAGCAGATGCGCACCATCCAGGCCTACGCCTGGGGCAGCGCCGAGAAGTGCGCCGAGTGGCTCGCCGGCTACGTCCGCGCCGGCGCCCGGCACCTGGTGATCCGCATCGGATCGCTGGACCCGGAGCCCCAGTTGAAGGAGATCGCCGAGGTGCTGCTGCCCGCGGTACGCGCCCTCGGCCCCGCCACCACCGTTGGGAGTACGCAGTCGTGA